A genomic window from Streptomyces broussonetiae includes:
- a CDS encoding VOC family protein, whose amino-acid sequence MSYGQQYPDVSELPAAAVQLNHTAVYASDRHLSAEFIAAILGLKVGAPFGPFLPVDLGNGVTLDYYEKRDEPIQSQHYAFIVPEAQFDTMIARLEAVGVTYYADPGHTEPGRINRLFGGRGAYFDDPDGHNLEIMTRPYVRP is encoded by the coding sequence ATGTCCTATGGCCAGCAGTACCCCGACGTATCCGAGCTGCCGGCGGCCGCCGTCCAGCTGAACCACACCGCCGTCTACGCCAGCGACCGGCACCTGTCTGCCGAGTTCATCGCCGCGATCCTGGGCCTGAAGGTCGGCGCCCCGTTCGGGCCGTTCCTGCCCGTCGACCTCGGCAACGGCGTGACACTCGACTACTACGAGAAGCGCGACGAGCCGATCCAGTCGCAGCACTACGCCTTCATCGTGCCCGAGGCGCAGTTCGACACCATGATCGCCCGCTTGGAGGCGGTCGGAGTCACCTACTACGCCGACCCCGGCCATACCGAACCCGGCCGGATCAACCGTCTGTTCGGCGGTCGTGGCGCCTACTTCGACGACCCGGACGGCCACAACTTGGAGATCATGACCCGGCCCTACGTCCGGCCCTGA
- a CDS encoding GlcG/HbpS family heme-binding protein, which translates to MSTDTPAKSSPASSITQAAAGALIAAVHAAATRIGFTAAVAVTDAGGHLKAFDRADDAPFLTTEVAVDKAWTAASFHTPTHAWNDYLANPRIAPLAGHPRLMAVGGGYPLIDHGQCVGGLGISGGSYEQDQQAAEDALTALGFEVPAR; encoded by the coding sequence ATGAGCACCGACACACCTGCGAAGTCCTCCCCTGCCTCCTCTATCACCCAAGCCGCCGCAGGCGCACTGATCGCGGCGGTGCACGCCGCCGCCACCCGGATCGGTTTCACGGCCGCCGTCGCCGTCACCGATGCGGGCGGGCACCTCAAGGCGTTCGACCGCGCCGACGACGCGCCCTTCCTCACCACCGAGGTCGCCGTCGACAAGGCCTGGACCGCAGCCTCCTTCCACACCCCCACCCACGCGTGGAACGACTACCTTGCCAATCCGCGGATCGCGCCGCTGGCCGGTCACCCGCGCCTGATGGCAGTCGGCGGCGGCTACCCGCTCATCGACCACGGCCAGTGCGTTGGCGGCCTCGGAATCTCCGGCGGCAGCTACGAGCAGGACCAGCAAGCCGCCGAAGACGCCCTGACCGCCCTCGGGTTCGAGGTGCCCGCCCGCTGA
- a CDS encoding NIPSNAP family protein encodes MYYEIRRYQAQPGRREEWVRYMEDVVIPFQASLGMDVTGSFVDDEDEDGYVWIRRFEDEAQSEALYAAVYDHDRWKNEIGPVVHGLLIPERTVVTRVVPTTASPLR; translated from the coding sequence GTGTATTACGAGATCCGCCGCTACCAGGCGCAGCCCGGACGCCGCGAGGAGTGGGTGCGCTACATGGAAGACGTGGTCATCCCGTTCCAGGCCTCGCTGGGCATGGACGTGACCGGCTCCTTCGTCGATGACGAGGACGAGGACGGCTATGTGTGGATCCGCCGGTTCGAGGACGAGGCCCAGAGCGAGGCACTGTACGCGGCCGTGTACGACCACGACCGCTGGAAGAACGAGATCGGCCCGGTCGTCCACGGCCTGCTGATCCCCGAGCGGACCGTAGTCACCCGGGTGGTCCCCACCACCGCCTCACCACTGCGGTGA
- a CDS encoding NADP-dependent oxidoreductase, translating into MSADMMRAVVQDGFGGPEVLRVQQVPRPTPLPTEVLVRVHAAGINPVDWKTRGGTGMAGLLGEPPFTLGWDVSGVVEEVGFGVTTLKAGDEVYGMPWFPRVANAYAEYVTAPARQFARKPATLDHVHAAAVPLAALTAWQAVVDTAHVQAGQRVLVTAAAGGVGHFAVQFARHLGARVIATAGAARHPWLKELGAEETIDYTTTRFEDATADVDVVIDLVGDDHDRTSTRSLKVLRPGGLLVAIPAGVSPDLAQAAEAAGVRVTPFLVEPDGTALTRIADLIDAGHVAVEVEETFPLEQAGPAHARGEAGRTRGKLVLTVSN; encoded by the coding sequence ATGTCCGCAGACATGATGCGCGCGGTGGTCCAGGACGGTTTCGGCGGACCGGAGGTGCTGCGGGTCCAGCAGGTGCCGCGCCCGACGCCGCTGCCCACCGAGGTGCTGGTGAGGGTCCACGCGGCCGGGATCAACCCGGTGGACTGGAAGACCCGCGGCGGTACCGGCATGGCCGGCCTGCTCGGTGAGCCGCCGTTCACCCTGGGCTGGGACGTGTCGGGGGTGGTGGAGGAGGTCGGCTTCGGTGTGACCACCCTGAAGGCCGGCGACGAGGTGTACGGCATGCCGTGGTTCCCGCGCGTCGCGAACGCCTACGCCGAGTACGTGACTGCCCCGGCCCGGCAGTTCGCCCGCAAGCCCGCCACCCTTGACCACGTGCACGCCGCCGCCGTGCCGCTGGCGGCGCTGACCGCCTGGCAGGCCGTGGTCGACACCGCCCACGTCCAGGCGGGCCAGCGCGTCCTGGTCACCGCCGCCGCGGGCGGGGTCGGCCATTTCGCGGTCCAGTTCGCCCGGCATCTGGGCGCCCGCGTGATCGCCACCGCCGGCGCCGCCCGTCATCCCTGGCTCAAGGAACTCGGCGCGGAGGAGACCATCGACTACACCACCACCCGCTTCGAGGACGCCACTGCCGACGTGGACGTCGTCATCGACCTGGTGGGCGATGACCATGACCGGACCAGCACTCGATCCCTGAAGGTCCTGCGTCCCGGTGGCCTGTTGGTCGCGATTCCGGCCGGCGTCTCGCCGGACCTGGCCCAGGCTGCCGAGGCGGCCGGCGTGCGGGTCACCCCGTTCCTCGTCGAGCCGGACGGTACCGCGCTGACGAGGATCGCCGACCTGATCGACGCGGGCCACGTCGCCGTCGAGGTGGAGGAGACCTTCCCGCTGGAGCAGGCCGGCCCGGCCCACGCCCGCGGCGAGGCGGGCCGCACTCGCGGCAAGCTCGTCCTCACCGTCTCCAACTGA
- a CDS encoding winged helix-turn-helix transcriptional regulator gives MTTTCPSGQHSHHDVYAAQCPCRALLDLLANKWSALAIGALEDGPQRFGELQRRLQGVSPKVLTQTLRRLEDFGILDRTVYPAVPLHVEYALTPLGQSAAIPLNALRSWVEENVDHALRPEPAVS, from the coding sequence ATGACGACCACCTGCCCCAGCGGCCAGCACTCGCACCACGACGTCTACGCCGCCCAGTGCCCCTGCCGCGCCCTGCTCGACCTGCTCGCCAACAAGTGGTCCGCGCTGGCCATCGGCGCCCTCGAGGACGGCCCCCAGCGCTTCGGGGAACTCCAGCGCAGGCTCCAGGGCGTCAGCCCCAAGGTGCTCACCCAGACACTCCGCCGCCTGGAGGACTTCGGCATCCTCGACCGCACCGTCTATCCCGCCGTCCCGCTGCACGTCGAGTACGCCCTCACCCCCCTCGGGCAGAGCGCCGCGATCCCGCTCAACGCCCTGCGCTCATGGGTCGAGGAGAACGTCGACCACGCTCTCCGGCCTGAACCGGCCGTGTCGTAA
- a CDS encoding GlxA family transcriptional regulator, whose amino-acid sequence MSVHRVAVLALDGMSPLDLAIPLQIFRSRTGTPYEISVCGPTGLAPTSNGLPLAVTNGLDVLRAADTLIVPGFDPGVAPQPEPVPPAVLDALATARDQGRRVVSICTGAFALAEAGLLDGLHATTHWQYTDELEREYPAVHVDRDVLYVDEGDILTSAGVCCGIDLCLHIVRRDLGAVVANQIARGIVAAPHREGGQAQYVPAPVAVTGETALAKTRAWALERLGQPLAVAQLARHAGLSERSFMRRFVNETGTTPLQWLVDARLGLARELLETTDHSIDLVARDSGLGSAANLRLHFRRALSTTPTAYRRAFTRGGSSPSGIGDRTTAGRR is encoded by the coding sequence ATGAGCGTCCATCGAGTCGCTGTGCTGGCGCTGGACGGGATGTCCCCACTCGACCTGGCCATCCCTTTGCAGATCTTTCGCTCGCGCACCGGGACCCCGTACGAGATCTCCGTGTGCGGACCGACCGGCCTCGCCCCCACCTCCAACGGCCTCCCGCTGGCCGTCACCAACGGACTGGACGTCCTGCGCGCAGCCGACACGCTGATCGTTCCGGGGTTCGATCCAGGGGTGGCGCCGCAGCCGGAGCCGGTGCCGCCGGCAGTGCTGGACGCACTGGCCACGGCCCGCGACCAGGGCCGGCGGGTGGTGTCCATCTGCACCGGCGCGTTCGCGCTGGCCGAGGCGGGTCTGCTCGACGGACTGCACGCCACCACACACTGGCAGTACACGGACGAACTCGAGCGCGAATACCCGGCCGTGCACGTGGACCGTGACGTGTTGTACGTGGACGAGGGCGACATTCTCACCTCGGCCGGGGTCTGCTGCGGCATCGACCTGTGCCTGCACATCGTGCGCCGTGACCTGGGCGCTGTCGTGGCCAATCAGATTGCCCGGGGCATCGTCGCCGCTCCCCACCGCGAGGGCGGCCAGGCCCAGTACGTACCCGCGCCCGTCGCGGTCACCGGCGAAACGGCGCTGGCCAAGACCCGGGCCTGGGCTCTGGAACGCCTCGGGCAGCCGCTCGCCGTGGCCCAACTCGCCCGCCACGCAGGCCTGTCCGAGCGCTCGTTCATGCGCCGGTTCGTCAACGAGACCGGCACGACGCCACTGCAGTGGCTGGTGGACGCCCGGCTCGGCCTGGCACGCGAACTCCTGGAGACCACGGATCACTCGATCGACCTCGTGGCACGTGACTCGGGCCTGGGCTCGGCCGCCAACCTGCGACTGCATTTCCGGCGTGCCCTCAGCACCACACCGACCGCATACCGGCGCGCCTTCACCCGCGGTGGCAGTTCGCCGTCCGGCATCGGCGATCGGACCACGGCGGGGCGGCGTTGA
- a CDS encoding GNAT family N-acetyltransferase yields MLIPPELLPGGVVLRLVSLDDAEALHAAYVTNWKHLAPWEPRRPDSFFTVAGQAERIAGRLQEFTHGRIVPWVCEGEGSIVGTITLSGLVFGPFRSAYLGYWVAADRQNQGLAGSAVAGICRAARDIIGLHRVEATTLLDNAPSQRVLEKNGFEPIGVAPRYLHINGQWRDHRLFQRILHDAPPSD; encoded by the coding sequence GTGCTCATTCCTCCTGAATTACTGCCGGGTGGCGTCGTGTTGCGGCTCGTCTCCCTCGATGATGCGGAAGCACTGCACGCCGCTTATGTGACCAACTGGAAGCACCTGGCTCCGTGGGAACCGCGCCGCCCGGACAGCTTCTTCACCGTCGCGGGGCAGGCCGAGCGCATCGCCGGACGCTTGCAAGAGTTCACCCACGGCCGGATCGTGCCGTGGGTGTGCGAGGGCGAAGGCTCGATCGTCGGCACGATCACCCTCTCCGGACTGGTCTTCGGGCCGTTCCGCAGCGCGTACCTGGGGTACTGGGTGGCGGCCGACCGGCAGAACCAGGGTCTCGCGGGCTCGGCGGTGGCAGGCATCTGCCGCGCGGCCCGCGACATCATCGGCCTGCATCGCGTCGAGGCCACCACGCTCCTCGACAACGCCCCGTCGCAGCGCGTGTTGGAGAAGAACGGTTTCGAGCCGATCGGCGTGGCTCCGCGCTATCTGCACATCAATGGGCAGTGGCGGGACCATCGTCTGTTCCAGCGGATCCTGCACGACGCTCCCCCGTCGGACTGA
- a CDS encoding HelD family protein → MSQINDGAAREVELERVQVSVIGELLDMRLAETRAQLAHVLATPSDGAGETYEREVAAGRLTREVRRLEGAEDGLVFGRIDLADGTALRIGRLGLHRDSDELPLLVDWRAEAARPFYEATPVHPMGLRRRRHLRLAGRTVVGVSDELLDGSAPTGQDVVGDGPLTAALQERRTGRMGTAVATLQAEQDAIVRSPHRGVTVVQGGPGTGKTVVALHRAAYVLYAFPKASERGVLVLGPNARFLDYICHVLPSLGENDVVLATCEELAGVAPGAADPFEVARLKGSAALADALASVVRSRQAPGGDFDIRVGQEWIRLQDKEVAQARESAQTSGLAHNRARRLFKEVLVDFLVRELARSGAEALERIDAQVAELTGLDLDRVAAADLRRLGVDDTPATGADEFDADAVRADLLDDALLDRAVEDLWPRLTPVDVVRALLTDADALAAYLWEFTDDQRALLRRTPGAPWTDADVPLLDEAASLVDGPPEHVFGHVVVDEAQELTVMQWRMIVRRCPGRSMTLVGDFAQAGPATAARDWKEALGPDLGRRFDLRTLTVSYRTTQEILAATEDLLARIAPARPAIRSIRRGEVPRTLVAAPESLVAALARELREQGAAYPGELVGVICADDRTEQLTAAGIEQHARLVPVSQARGLEFDATVVVDPDGITAARPGGERDLYVALTRATKRLCTITVAPTAKNG, encoded by the coding sequence TTGTCGCAGATCAACGATGGCGCCGCGCGCGAGGTGGAGCTCGAGCGGGTTCAGGTGTCCGTCATAGGCGAACTGCTCGACATGCGGCTGGCCGAGACTCGGGCGCAACTGGCGCACGTGCTCGCGACGCCGTCCGACGGGGCGGGCGAGACGTACGAACGGGAAGTGGCGGCCGGGCGGCTGACGAGAGAGGTTCGGCGGCTGGAGGGGGCCGAGGACGGGTTGGTCTTCGGCCGGATCGACCTGGCCGACGGTACCGCCCTGCGGATCGGACGACTGGGACTGCACAGGGACTCGGACGAGCTGCCACTGCTCGTGGACTGGCGAGCCGAGGCCGCGAGGCCTTTCTACGAAGCGACGCCGGTTCATCCCATGGGGCTGCGGCGCCGCCGCCATCTGCGCCTGGCGGGCCGCACCGTGGTGGGGGTGAGCGACGAGTTGCTTGACGGCTCCGCGCCCACCGGACAGGACGTGGTCGGCGACGGCCCGTTGACCGCGGCGCTCCAGGAAAGGCGCACCGGACGAATGGGTACGGCGGTTGCCACGCTCCAGGCCGAACAGGACGCGATCGTCCGGTCGCCGCACCGCGGGGTAACGGTGGTGCAGGGTGGTCCGGGCACCGGAAAGACGGTCGTGGCGCTGCACCGCGCCGCATATGTGCTGTACGCGTTCCCGAAGGCGTCAGAGCGCGGCGTGCTCGTACTGGGGCCGAACGCGCGGTTCCTCGACTACATCTGCCACGTCCTGCCCTCGCTCGGCGAGAACGACGTCGTCCTGGCGACGTGCGAGGAACTGGCCGGCGTTGCGCCGGGCGCCGCGGACCCCTTCGAGGTGGCGCGCCTGAAGGGGAGTGCCGCACTGGCCGACGCGCTGGCCTCGGTGGTCCGCTCACGGCAGGCTCCGGGCGGCGACTTCGACATCCGGGTCGGGCAGGAGTGGATTCGCCTGCAGGACAAGGAAGTCGCACAGGCGCGGGAGTCGGCACAGACCAGTGGTCTCGCGCACAACCGGGCGCGTCGGCTGTTCAAGGAGGTGCTGGTCGACTTCCTCGTCCGAGAACTTGCCCGCAGCGGCGCCGAGGCGCTCGAACGCATCGACGCTCAGGTCGCGGAACTTACCGGCCTCGACCTGGACCGGGTTGCGGCAGCGGACCTGCGCCGCCTCGGTGTCGACGACACGCCCGCCACAGGTGCCGACGAGTTCGACGCCGACGCCGTGCGCGCCGACCTCCTGGACGATGCCTTGCTCGATCGGGCCGTCGAGGACCTGTGGCCGCGGCTCACGCCCGTCGACGTGGTCCGCGCGCTGCTGACGGATGCCGACGCGCTGGCCGCGTACCTGTGGGAGTTCACCGACGACCAGCGGGCCCTGCTGCGGCGAACGCCCGGTGCGCCCTGGACGGATGCTGATGTGCCGCTTCTCGACGAGGCGGCGAGCCTGGTCGACGGCCCGCCCGAGCACGTCTTCGGGCACGTCGTCGTGGACGAGGCGCAGGAACTCACCGTCATGCAGTGGCGGATGATCGTGCGCCGTTGCCCGGGCAGGTCGATGACGCTGGTCGGAGATTTCGCCCAGGCGGGCCCGGCGACTGCGGCCCGGGACTGGAAGGAGGCACTCGGCCCGGACCTCGGACGGCGCTTCGACCTGCGCACCCTGACCGTCAGCTACCGGACCACGCAGGAGATCCTCGCCGCCACAGAGGACTTGCTCGCCCGGATCGCCCCGGCCCGGCCGGCCATCCGATCGATCCGGCGCGGCGAGGTGCCTCGAACCCTCGTCGCGGCCCCGGAGTCGCTCGTCGCCGCCCTCGCGCGGGAGCTGCGGGAACAGGGCGCCGCGTACCCGGGCGAGTTGGTCGGGGTGATCTGCGCCGATGACAGGACGGAGCAGCTCACGGCTGCGGGGATCGAGCAGCATGCCCGACTGGTGCCGGTCTCGCAGGCGCGCGGCCTGGAGTTCGACGCCACCGTCGTGGTCGACCCGGACGGGATCACCGCCGCCCGCCCCGGGGGCGAGCGCGACCTGTACGTAGCCCTCACCCGGGCCACCAAGCGACTGTGCACCATCACCGTCGCGCCCACCGCGAAGAACGGATGA
- a CDS encoding GMC family oxidoreductase N-terminal domain-containing protein, translating to MVPRWPAVCGPAPSGSTATFPTSTPPMGAGRPADSAANWGPRGSRHTHADRDILLCGGSVNSPQLLLLSGIGDPDELHEVGIDAPPPLPGVGRNLQDHLMAPVVWETRNSTDIVQDLLTPENLQRWRVGERPDRCRPPAVGPALLSYHLGRQYGPPEQHP from the coding sequence ATGGTGCCCAGGTGGCCCGCCGTATGCGGACCGGCACCGTCGGGCTCAACGGCTACCTTCCCGACCTCAACTCCCCCTATGGGGGCAGGAAGGCCAGCGGACTCGGCAGCGAACTGGGGCCCGAGGGGCTCCAGGCATACCCACGCCGACAGGGACATTCTGCTCTGCGGCGGATCCGTCAACTCGCCCCAGCTGCTGCTCCTGTCGGGCATAGGCGATCCCGACGAACTGCACGAAGTGGGGATAGACGCCCCGCCCCCCCTGCCCGGCGTCGGGCGTAACCTGCAGGACCATCTGATGGCTCCCGTCGTTTGGGAGACCCGGAACTCCACTGACATCGTCCAGGACCTGCTCACCCCGGAAAACCTCCAACGGTGGCGCGTCGGGGAGCGACCTGATCGATGTCGCCCGCCCGCTGTTGGCCCCGCCTTGCTGTCGTATCACCTCGGTCGGCAGTACGGCCCGCCGGAACAACACCCGTAA
- a CDS encoding helix-turn-helix domain-containing protein produces MDFPRTLRERRTRRHLSQLDLALRAGTTQRHLSFIESGRSVPGRNMVVRLAESLELPLRERNELLLAAGYVPAYPESPLDDPVLAPVRAAIDHILRGHLPYPALVVDHGGDLIAANAAFDLITEGAAPDLVGPGANMYRLALHPDGLAPRIVNLAEWARHILARLGHLTELRTELAGYVPELEPSAGLLGFAVPLRLQSSYGELRLMTTVTTFATAVDVTLAELKLEAFLPTDASTAEALSAAAGPAASATAPR; encoded by the coding sequence GTGGACTTCCCTCGCACGCTTCGCGAACGTCGTACCCGCCGTCATCTCAGCCAGCTTGACCTGGCGCTGCGGGCGGGCACCACCCAGCGGCACCTCAGCTTCATCGAATCCGGCAGGTCCGTCCCCGGCCGGAACATGGTCGTGCGGCTGGCCGAGTCGCTGGAACTGCCGCTGCGGGAGCGCAACGAACTGCTGCTGGCCGCCGGGTACGTACCCGCCTACCCCGAGAGCCCGCTCGACGACCCGGTGCTGGCCCCTGTGCGCGCGGCGATCGACCACATCCTGCGCGGGCATCTGCCGTATCCGGCGCTGGTGGTGGACCACGGTGGTGACCTGATCGCCGCGAACGCCGCATTCGACCTGATCACCGAGGGAGCGGCCCCCGACCTGGTGGGCCCAGGCGCGAACATGTACCGCCTTGCCCTGCACCCTGATGGCCTGGCTCCCCGCATCGTCAACCTCGCCGAATGGGCACGGCACATCCTGGCACGCCTCGGCCATCTGACGGAGCTGCGCACCGAACTCGCCGGGTACGTTCCCGAGCTGGAGCCGTCCGCCGGGCTGCTGGGTTTCGCGGTTCCGCTCCGCCTGCAGTCCTCGTACGGTGAGTTGCGTCTGATGACGACCGTGACGACCTTCGCCACCGCCGTTGACGTCACTCTCGCCGAGCTGAAGCTCGAGGCGTTCTTGCCGACGGACGCATCGACTGCCGAGGCGCTCTCGGCGGCCGCCGGACCGGCGGCCTCTGCGACAGCACCTCGCTGA
- a CDS encoding LLM class flavin-dependent oxidoreductase produces MNITDMDIGVLLPTGTAQWGPADDPRELVALGRQSERLGFSSLFVNDSLISPRIEALTMLAALTLATDNVTLGTAALLPFLRRPIQTAQSLASIDLLSGGRLTVTVGAGFPGRLGRPLYTLSELPWDRRFARLDETVALWRALWDGADGFHGEILRFDDIPPTLRPSRAGGPPVWLGGATPAALARTGLMYDGWLPYPPEPADYASGLRDIHRAAAGAGRAARDITPALFVSVRIDDDIESGRRALDSYARATYGMPLEDLEKIQAVVAGSADQVRKRLERYVAAGVRHIVVRLGALDLHSQREQLERVADLIPAVQSAAGHASTVEGT; encoded by the coding sequence GTGAACATCACCGACATGGACATCGGTGTACTGCTCCCGACCGGAACCGCCCAGTGGGGCCCGGCCGACGACCCTCGCGAGCTGGTCGCCCTCGGCCGCCAGTCCGAACGCCTGGGCTTCTCCTCGCTCTTCGTCAACGACTCCCTGATCAGCCCACGCATCGAGGCGCTCACGATGCTGGCCGCGCTCACCCTGGCGACGGACAACGTCACGCTGGGTACGGCCGCACTGTTGCCGTTCCTGCGCCGGCCGATCCAGACGGCCCAGTCCCTCGCTTCGATCGACCTGCTGTCCGGTGGCCGACTCACCGTGACCGTCGGCGCCGGCTTCCCCGGCCGCTTGGGACGGCCTCTCTACACGCTGTCCGAGCTGCCGTGGGACAGACGCTTCGCCCGCTTGGACGAGACCGTCGCCCTGTGGCGGGCCCTGTGGGACGGTGCCGATGGCTTCCACGGCGAGATCCTCCGGTTCGATGACATCCCGCCCACGCTCAGGCCGTCCCGAGCCGGCGGCCCACCCGTCTGGCTCGGCGGCGCGACGCCTGCAGCGCTTGCCCGTACCGGTCTGATGTACGACGGATGGCTGCCCTACCCGCCCGAACCCGCCGACTACGCATCCGGCCTTCGCGACATCCACAGAGCAGCGGCCGGTGCCGGGCGCGCAGCCAGGGACATCACCCCCGCACTCTTCGTGTCGGTGCGGATCGACGACGACATCGAGAGCGGTCGCCGAGCACTGGACAGCTATGCACGGGCCACCTATGGCATGCCGCTGGAGGATCTGGAGAAGATCCAGGCAGTTGTCGCCGGTTCCGCAGACCAAGTGCGCAAGCGCCTGGAACGGTACGTCGCCGCCGGCGTCCGGCACATCGTCGTACGCCTCGGCGCCCTGGACCTGCACTCCCAGCGGGAGCAGCTCGAACGGGTCGCGGACCTGATCCCGGCCGTCCAGTCGGCAGCAGGTCACGCTTCCACCGTTGAAGGCACCTGA
- a CDS encoding PP2C family protein-serine/threonine phosphatase: MIESGRPRFRSRHGRGRFVRLSPIGLTVVIAGLAYATPPEMAFSRLLPAAPALAAAMWPVLPTVLLGTVCLGLMLGLSAVFPGLGTWWTASGIIAVTVAAAYGSHVRLQRERTLFQVRLVADAAQQVVLSPLPHRFGSVEIESLYLAAAAEARIGGDFYEVVDTRYGVRLLIGDVRGKGLPAVGAAAAIVNAFREAAYGEADMVDVARRLDASSTRYNAAFPPEGPMERFATALLVEIPHGGGRIGILNCGHPPPLLLQGGGLRVLEPTAPSPLLSLSELIGDHYSVDTFDFARGDLLLLYTDGVAEARARDGEFFPLAAWMRGQPPAPPHELLAALHRDLLHYSKGRLDDDVAALAVRLSAPSE, translated from the coding sequence GTGATCGAGTCTGGACGGCCGCGGTTCCGTAGTCGCCATGGTCGGGGGAGGTTTGTGCGGTTGTCGCCGATTGGTTTGACTGTTGTCATTGCCGGGCTGGCGTACGCGACTCCTCCGGAGATGGCCTTCAGTCGACTTCTGCCGGCGGCGCCGGCTCTGGCTGCGGCTATGTGGCCGGTGCTCCCCACTGTTCTGCTGGGTACGGTCTGTCTTGGCCTGATGCTCGGTCTGAGCGCCGTGTTCCCTGGCCTGGGGACGTGGTGGACGGCTTCGGGGATCATCGCGGTCACGGTGGCGGCCGCGTACGGAAGTCATGTCCGGCTGCAGCGGGAGCGGACGCTGTTTCAGGTGCGGCTGGTTGCGGACGCCGCGCAGCAGGTGGTGTTGAGTCCCTTGCCGCACCGTTTCGGGAGTGTCGAGATTGAGTCGTTGTATCTTGCGGCTGCGGCGGAGGCTCGTATCGGTGGGGATTTCTACGAGGTGGTGGACACGCGGTACGGGGTGAGGCTGCTCATCGGTGATGTGCGGGGCAAGGGCTTGCCGGCGGTGGGGGCGGCCGCGGCGATCGTCAATGCCTTTCGGGAGGCGGCCTATGGCGAGGCCGACATGGTCGATGTCGCGCGCCGGTTGGATGCCAGCAGTACGCGTTACAACGCCGCCTTTCCTCCCGAGGGGCCGATGGAGCGTTTCGCGACCGCTCTCCTGGTCGAGATCCCACACGGCGGCGGGCGTATCGGGATCCTCAACTGCGGGCATCCCCCGCCGCTGCTCCTGCAGGGTGGAGGACTTCGTGTCCTCGAGCCGACTGCACCGTCGCCCTTGCTCAGCCTCTCGGAACTGATCGGTGATCACTACAGTGTCGACACTTTCGACTTCGCCCGCGGGGACCTGCTGCTTCTCTATACGGACGGGGTTGCCGAGGCCCGGGCCCGTGACGGCGAGTTCTTTCCGCTGGCGGCCTGGATGCGCGGACAGCCCCCGGCGCCGCCCCATGAGCTGCTCGCGGCTCTTCACCGCGACCTCCTCCACTACAGCAAGGGGCGCCTTGACGACGACGTCGCCGCCCTCGCCGTGCGCCTGTCCGCACCCTCCGAGTGA
- a CDS encoding ArsR/SmtB family transcription factor: MPTDDLPETFHVTTDEQLRAVSNLTRHRIMAVLRFEPATITQIAERVGLAKGSSSYHVRLLERAGLVKVVRTRKVRGVTERYYAMAARSIVLPDPGEGGPDVLMRHAVADLEAAPVDAERHVRMAHLRLTEEQFAELGARLQALADEYRELSDPSLPDASLVFALFHPASREQAEGDAK, from the coding sequence ATGCCTACCGATGATCTTCCCGAGACGTTTCACGTCACCACCGACGAACAGCTACGCGCCGTTTCCAATCTCACGCGTCACCGGATCATGGCCGTGCTCCGCTTCGAGCCCGCGACGATTACGCAGATCGCCGAGCGGGTGGGCCTTGCGAAGGGGAGTTCCAGCTACCACGTACGGCTGCTCGAACGGGCCGGCCTGGTGAAGGTGGTGCGAACGCGGAAGGTCCGGGGGGTCACCGAGCGGTACTACGCAATGGCCGCTCGGTCGATCGTGCTGCCGGATCCGGGTGAGGGAGGCCCTGATGTACTGATGCGGCATGCAGTGGCGGACCTGGAGGCAGCGCCGGTGGATGCCGAGCGGCATGTTCGGATGGCGCATCTGCGGCTCACCGAGGAGCAGTTCGCGGAGTTGGGGGCTCGGCTGCAGGCACTGGCGGACGAGTACCGGGAGCTGTCCGATCCGTCGCTGCCGGATGCGTCACTCGTCTTCGCACTGTTCCACCCGGCATCGCGCGAGCAGGCCGAAGGGGACGCCAAGTGA